From Leopardus geoffroyi isolate Oge1 chromosome B4, O.geoffroyi_Oge1_pat1.0, whole genome shotgun sequence, a single genomic window includes:
- the PFKFB3 gene encoding 6-phosphofructo-2-kinase/fructose-2,6-bisphosphatase 3 isoform X7 — protein MPLELTQSRVQKIWIPVDHRPSLPRSCGPKLTNSPTVIVMVGLPARGKTYISKKLTRYLNWIGVPTKVFNVGEYRREAVKQYSSYSFFRPDNEEAMKVRKQCALAALRDVKSYLTKEGGQIAVFDATNTTRERRHMILHFAKENDFKVFFIESVCDDPMVVASNIMEVKISSPDYKDCNSAEAMDDFMKRISCYEASYQPLDPDKCDRDLSLIKVIDVGRRFLVNRVQDHIQSRIVYYLMNIHVQPRTIYLCRHGESEHNLQGKIGGDSGLSSRGRKFANALSKFVEEQNLKDLKVWTSQLKSTIQTAEALRLPYEQWKALNEIDAGVCEEMTYEEIRDTYPEEYTLREQDKYYYRYPTGESYQDLVQRLEPVIMELERQENVLVICHQAVLRCLLAYFLDKSAEEMPYLKCPLHTVLKLTPVAYGCRVESIYLNVESVSTHRERSENMKSTQSGIDTRMH, from the exons ATGCCCTTGGAGCTGACTCAGAGCCGAGTGCAGAAGATCTGGATCCCCGTCGACCACCGCCCCTCGCTGCCCAGAT cCTGTGGGCCGAAGCTGACCAACTCCCCCACCGTGATCGTCATGGTGGGGCTCCCAGCCCGGGGCAAGACGTACATCTCAAAGAAGCTGACTCGATACCTCAACTGGATCGGCGTCCCCACGAAAG TGTTCAACGTCGGGGAGTACCGCCGGGAGGCCGTCAAACAGTACAGCTCCTACAGCTTCTTTCGCCCCGACAACGAGGAGGCCATGAAAGTCCGCAA GCAGTGCGCTCTGGCTGCCCTGAGAGACGTCAAAAGTTACCTGACGAAGGAAGGGGGCCAAATTGCA GTGTTCGATGCCACCAATACcaccagagagaggagacacatgATCCTtcattttgccaaagaaaatgACTTCAAG gTGTTTTTCATTGAGTCTGTGTGCGATGACCCTATGGTTGTGGCCTCCAACATCATG GAAGTTAAAATCTCTAGCCCGGATTACAAAGATTGCAACTCAGCAGAAGCTATGGACGACTTCATGAAGAGAATTAGTTGCTACGAAGCCAGCTATCAGCCCCTCGACCCTGATAAATGTGACAG GGATCTGTCCTTGATCAAGGTGATCGACGTGGGCCGGAGGTTCTTGGTGAACAGAGTTCAGGACCACATTCAGAGCCGCATCGTGTACTACCTGATGAACATCCACGTGCAGCCCCGCACCATCTACCTGTGTCGGCACGGCGAGAGCGAGCACAACCTCCAGGGCAAGATCGGAGGGGACTCGGGTCTGTCCAGCAGGGGCAGGAAG TTTGCCAATGCCCTGAGCAAGTTTGTGGAGGAGCAGAACCTGAAGGACCTCAAGGTGTGGACCAGCCAGCTGAAAAGCACCATCCAGACGGCGGAAGCCCTGCGTCTCCCCTACGAACAGTGGAAGGCGCTCAACGAGATCGACGCC GGTGTCTGTGAGGAGATGACCTACGAGGAGATCAGGGACACCTACCCTGAGGAGTACACTCTGCGGGAGCAGGACAAGTACTACTACCGCTACCCCACCGGGGAG TCCTACCAGGACCTGGTGCAGCGCTTGGAGCCGGTGATCATGGAGCTGGAGCGGCAGGAGAACGTGCTGGTCATCTGCCATCAGGCCGTCCTGCGTTGCCTCCTCGCCTACTTCCTGGATAAGAGCGCAG AGGAGATGCCTTACCTGAAATGCCCCCTTCACACCGTCCTGAAACTGACACCTGTCGCTTACG gttGCCGCGTAGAGTCCATCTACCTGAATGTGGAGTCTGTGAGCACACACCGGGAGAGGTCAGAG AACATGAAGAGCACCCAGAGTGGCATCGACACCAGGATGCACTGA
- the PFKFB3 gene encoding 6-phosphofructo-2-kinase/fructose-2,6-bisphosphatase 3 isoform X1, translated as MPLELTQSRVQKIWIPVDHRPSLPRSCGPKLTNSPTVIVMVGLPARGKTYISKKLTRYLNWIGVPTKVFNVGEYRREAVKQYSSYSFFRPDNEEAMKVRKQCALAALRDVKSYLTKEGGQIAVFDATNTTRERRHMILHFAKENDFKVFFIESVCDDPMVVASNIMEVKISSPDYKDCNSAEAMDDFMKRISCYEASYQPLDPDKCDRDLSLIKVIDVGRRFLVNRVQDHIQSRIVYYLMNIHVQPRTIYLCRHGESEHNLQGKIGGDSGLSSRGRKFANALSKFVEEQNLKDLKVWTSQLKSTIQTAEALRLPYEQWKALNEIDAGVCEEMTYEEIRDTYPEEYTLREQDKYYYRYPTGESYQDLVQRLEPVIMELERQENVLVICHQAVLRCLLAYFLDKSAEEMPYLKCPLHTVLKLTPVAYGCRVESIYLNVESVSTHRERSEDAKKGPNPLMRRNSVTPLASPEPTKKPRINSFEEHVASPSAALPNCLPPEVPTQLPGQPLLGKACLRTVCHIFSKFSPY; from the exons ATGCCCTTGGAGCTGACTCAGAGCCGAGTGCAGAAGATCTGGATCCCCGTCGACCACCGCCCCTCGCTGCCCAGAT cCTGTGGGCCGAAGCTGACCAACTCCCCCACCGTGATCGTCATGGTGGGGCTCCCAGCCCGGGGCAAGACGTACATCTCAAAGAAGCTGACTCGATACCTCAACTGGATCGGCGTCCCCACGAAAG TGTTCAACGTCGGGGAGTACCGCCGGGAGGCCGTCAAACAGTACAGCTCCTACAGCTTCTTTCGCCCCGACAACGAGGAGGCCATGAAAGTCCGCAA GCAGTGCGCTCTGGCTGCCCTGAGAGACGTCAAAAGTTACCTGACGAAGGAAGGGGGCCAAATTGCA GTGTTCGATGCCACCAATACcaccagagagaggagacacatgATCCTtcattttgccaaagaaaatgACTTCAAG gTGTTTTTCATTGAGTCTGTGTGCGATGACCCTATGGTTGTGGCCTCCAACATCATG GAAGTTAAAATCTCTAGCCCGGATTACAAAGATTGCAACTCAGCAGAAGCTATGGACGACTTCATGAAGAGAATTAGTTGCTACGAAGCCAGCTATCAGCCCCTCGACCCTGATAAATGTGACAG GGATCTGTCCTTGATCAAGGTGATCGACGTGGGCCGGAGGTTCTTGGTGAACAGAGTTCAGGACCACATTCAGAGCCGCATCGTGTACTACCTGATGAACATCCACGTGCAGCCCCGCACCATCTACCTGTGTCGGCACGGCGAGAGCGAGCACAACCTCCAGGGCAAGATCGGAGGGGACTCGGGTCTGTCCAGCAGGGGCAGGAAG TTTGCCAATGCCCTGAGCAAGTTTGTGGAGGAGCAGAACCTGAAGGACCTCAAGGTGTGGACCAGCCAGCTGAAAAGCACCATCCAGACGGCGGAAGCCCTGCGTCTCCCCTACGAACAGTGGAAGGCGCTCAACGAGATCGACGCC GGTGTCTGTGAGGAGATGACCTACGAGGAGATCAGGGACACCTACCCTGAGGAGTACACTCTGCGGGAGCAGGACAAGTACTACTACCGCTACCCCACCGGGGAG TCCTACCAGGACCTGGTGCAGCGCTTGGAGCCGGTGATCATGGAGCTGGAGCGGCAGGAGAACGTGCTGGTCATCTGCCATCAGGCCGTCCTGCGTTGCCTCCTCGCCTACTTCCTGGATAAGAGCGCAG AGGAGATGCCTTACCTGAAATGCCCCCTTCACACCGTCCTGAAACTGACACCTGTCGCTTACG gttGCCGCGTAGAGTCCATCTACCTGAATGTGGAGTCTGTGAGCACACACCGGGAGAGGTCAGAG GATGCAAAGAAGGGACCTAACCCGCTCATGAGACGCAATAGTGTCACCCCACTAGCCAGCCCCGAGCCCACCAAAAAGCCTCGCATCAACAGCTTTGAGGAGCATGTGGCTTCTCCCTCCGCTGCCCTGCCCAACTGCCTGCCCCCGGAGGTGCCCACGCAGCTGCCTGGACAA CCTTTGCTAGGGAAAGCCTGTCT ACGAACTGTTTGTCacattttctcaaagttttctCCCTACTAA
- the PFKFB3 gene encoding 6-phosphofructo-2-kinase/fructose-2,6-bisphosphatase 3 isoform X4: protein MPFRKACGPKLTNSPTVIVMVGLPARGKTYISKKLTRYLNWIGVPTKVFNVGEYRREAVKQYSSYSFFRPDNEEAMKVRKQCALAALRDVKSYLTKEGGQIAVFDATNTTRERRHMILHFAKENDFKVFFIESVCDDPMVVASNIMEVKISSPDYKDCNSAEAMDDFMKRISCYEASYQPLDPDKCDRDLSLIKVIDVGRRFLVNRVQDHIQSRIVYYLMNIHVQPRTIYLCRHGESEHNLQGKIGGDSGLSSRGRKFANALSKFVEEQNLKDLKVWTSQLKSTIQTAEALRLPYEQWKALNEIDAGVCEEMTYEEIRDTYPEEYTLREQDKYYYRYPTGESYQDLVQRLEPVIMELERQENVLVICHQAVLRCLLAYFLDKSAEEMPYLKCPLHTVLKLTPVAYGCRVESIYLNVESVSTHRERSEDAKKGPNPLMRRNSVTPLASPEPTKKPRINSFEEHVASPSAALPNCLPPEVPTQLPGQPLLGKACLRTVCHIFSKFSPY from the exons cCTGTGGGCCGAAGCTGACCAACTCCCCCACCGTGATCGTCATGGTGGGGCTCCCAGCCCGGGGCAAGACGTACATCTCAAAGAAGCTGACTCGATACCTCAACTGGATCGGCGTCCCCACGAAAG TGTTCAACGTCGGGGAGTACCGCCGGGAGGCCGTCAAACAGTACAGCTCCTACAGCTTCTTTCGCCCCGACAACGAGGAGGCCATGAAAGTCCGCAA GCAGTGCGCTCTGGCTGCCCTGAGAGACGTCAAAAGTTACCTGACGAAGGAAGGGGGCCAAATTGCA GTGTTCGATGCCACCAATACcaccagagagaggagacacatgATCCTtcattttgccaaagaaaatgACTTCAAG gTGTTTTTCATTGAGTCTGTGTGCGATGACCCTATGGTTGTGGCCTCCAACATCATG GAAGTTAAAATCTCTAGCCCGGATTACAAAGATTGCAACTCAGCAGAAGCTATGGACGACTTCATGAAGAGAATTAGTTGCTACGAAGCCAGCTATCAGCCCCTCGACCCTGATAAATGTGACAG GGATCTGTCCTTGATCAAGGTGATCGACGTGGGCCGGAGGTTCTTGGTGAACAGAGTTCAGGACCACATTCAGAGCCGCATCGTGTACTACCTGATGAACATCCACGTGCAGCCCCGCACCATCTACCTGTGTCGGCACGGCGAGAGCGAGCACAACCTCCAGGGCAAGATCGGAGGGGACTCGGGTCTGTCCAGCAGGGGCAGGAAG TTTGCCAATGCCCTGAGCAAGTTTGTGGAGGAGCAGAACCTGAAGGACCTCAAGGTGTGGACCAGCCAGCTGAAAAGCACCATCCAGACGGCGGAAGCCCTGCGTCTCCCCTACGAACAGTGGAAGGCGCTCAACGAGATCGACGCC GGTGTCTGTGAGGAGATGACCTACGAGGAGATCAGGGACACCTACCCTGAGGAGTACACTCTGCGGGAGCAGGACAAGTACTACTACCGCTACCCCACCGGGGAG TCCTACCAGGACCTGGTGCAGCGCTTGGAGCCGGTGATCATGGAGCTGGAGCGGCAGGAGAACGTGCTGGTCATCTGCCATCAGGCCGTCCTGCGTTGCCTCCTCGCCTACTTCCTGGATAAGAGCGCAG AGGAGATGCCTTACCTGAAATGCCCCCTTCACACCGTCCTGAAACTGACACCTGTCGCTTACG gttGCCGCGTAGAGTCCATCTACCTGAATGTGGAGTCTGTGAGCACACACCGGGAGAGGTCAGAG GATGCAAAGAAGGGACCTAACCCGCTCATGAGACGCAATAGTGTCACCCCACTAGCCAGCCCCGAGCCCACCAAAAAGCCTCGCATCAACAGCTTTGAGGAGCATGTGGCTTCTCCCTCCGCTGCCCTGCCCAACTGCCTGCCCCCGGAGGTGCCCACGCAGCTGCCTGGACAA CCTTTGCTAGGGAAAGCCTGTCT ACGAACTGTTTGTCacattttctcaaagttttctCCCTACTAA
- the PFKFB3 gene encoding 6-phosphofructo-2-kinase/fructose-2,6-bisphosphatase 3 isoform X3 — translation MPLELTQSRVQKIWIPVDHRPSLPRSCGPKLTNSPTVIVMVGLPARGKTYISKKLTRYLNWIGVPTKVFNVGEYRREAVKQYSSYSFFRPDNEEAMKVRKQCALAALRDVKSYLTKEGGQIAVFDATNTTRERRHMILHFAKENDFKVFFIESVCDDPMVVASNIMEVKISSPDYKDCNSAEAMDDFMKRISCYEASYQPLDPDKCDRDLSLIKVIDVGRRFLVNRVQDHIQSRIVYYLMNIHVQPRTIYLCRHGESEHNLQGKIGGDSGLSSRGRKFANALSKFVEEQNLKDLKVWTSQLKSTIQTAEALRLPYEQWKALNEIDAGVCEEMTYEEIRDTYPEEYTLREQDKYYYRYPTGESYQDLVQRLEPVIMELERQENVLVICHQAVLRCLLAYFLDKSAEEMPYLKCPLHTVLKLTPVAYGCRVESIYLNVESVSTHRERSEDAKKGPNPLMRRNSVTPLASPEPTKKPRINSFEEHVASPSAALPNCLPPEVPTQLPGQPLLGKACLT, via the exons ATGCCCTTGGAGCTGACTCAGAGCCGAGTGCAGAAGATCTGGATCCCCGTCGACCACCGCCCCTCGCTGCCCAGAT cCTGTGGGCCGAAGCTGACCAACTCCCCCACCGTGATCGTCATGGTGGGGCTCCCAGCCCGGGGCAAGACGTACATCTCAAAGAAGCTGACTCGATACCTCAACTGGATCGGCGTCCCCACGAAAG TGTTCAACGTCGGGGAGTACCGCCGGGAGGCCGTCAAACAGTACAGCTCCTACAGCTTCTTTCGCCCCGACAACGAGGAGGCCATGAAAGTCCGCAA GCAGTGCGCTCTGGCTGCCCTGAGAGACGTCAAAAGTTACCTGACGAAGGAAGGGGGCCAAATTGCA GTGTTCGATGCCACCAATACcaccagagagaggagacacatgATCCTtcattttgccaaagaaaatgACTTCAAG gTGTTTTTCATTGAGTCTGTGTGCGATGACCCTATGGTTGTGGCCTCCAACATCATG GAAGTTAAAATCTCTAGCCCGGATTACAAAGATTGCAACTCAGCAGAAGCTATGGACGACTTCATGAAGAGAATTAGTTGCTACGAAGCCAGCTATCAGCCCCTCGACCCTGATAAATGTGACAG GGATCTGTCCTTGATCAAGGTGATCGACGTGGGCCGGAGGTTCTTGGTGAACAGAGTTCAGGACCACATTCAGAGCCGCATCGTGTACTACCTGATGAACATCCACGTGCAGCCCCGCACCATCTACCTGTGTCGGCACGGCGAGAGCGAGCACAACCTCCAGGGCAAGATCGGAGGGGACTCGGGTCTGTCCAGCAGGGGCAGGAAG TTTGCCAATGCCCTGAGCAAGTTTGTGGAGGAGCAGAACCTGAAGGACCTCAAGGTGTGGACCAGCCAGCTGAAAAGCACCATCCAGACGGCGGAAGCCCTGCGTCTCCCCTACGAACAGTGGAAGGCGCTCAACGAGATCGACGCC GGTGTCTGTGAGGAGATGACCTACGAGGAGATCAGGGACACCTACCCTGAGGAGTACACTCTGCGGGAGCAGGACAAGTACTACTACCGCTACCCCACCGGGGAG TCCTACCAGGACCTGGTGCAGCGCTTGGAGCCGGTGATCATGGAGCTGGAGCGGCAGGAGAACGTGCTGGTCATCTGCCATCAGGCCGTCCTGCGTTGCCTCCTCGCCTACTTCCTGGATAAGAGCGCAG AGGAGATGCCTTACCTGAAATGCCCCCTTCACACCGTCCTGAAACTGACACCTGTCGCTTACG gttGCCGCGTAGAGTCCATCTACCTGAATGTGGAGTCTGTGAGCACACACCGGGAGAGGTCAGAG GATGCAAAGAAGGGACCTAACCCGCTCATGAGACGCAATAGTGTCACCCCACTAGCCAGCCCCGAGCCCACCAAAAAGCCTCGCATCAACAGCTTTGAGGAGCATGTGGCTTCTCCCTCCGCTGCCCTGCCCAACTGCCTGCCCCCGGAGGTGCCCACGCAGCTGCCTGGACAA CCTTTGCTAGGGAAAGCCTGTCT AACATGA
- the PFKFB3 gene encoding 6-phosphofructo-2-kinase/fructose-2,6-bisphosphatase 3 isoform X2, translating into MPLELTQSRVQKIWIPVDHRPSLPRSCGPKLTNSPTVIVMVGLPARGKTYISKKLTRYLNWIGVPTKVFNVGEYRREAVKQYSSYSFFRPDNEEAMKVRKQCALAALRDVKSYLTKEGGQIAVFDATNTTRERRHMILHFAKENDFKVFFIESVCDDPMVVASNIMEVKISSPDYKDCNSAEAMDDFMKRISCYEASYQPLDPDKCDRDLSLIKVIDVGRRFLVNRVQDHIQSRIVYYLMNIHVQPRTIYLCRHGESEHNLQGKIGGDSGLSSRGRKFANALSKFVEEQNLKDLKVWTSQLKSTIQTAEALRLPYEQWKALNEIDAGVCEEMTYEEIRDTYPEEYTLREQDKYYYRYPTGESYQDLVQRLEPVIMELERQENVLVICHQAVLRCLLAYFLDKSAEEMPYLKCPLHTVLKLTPVAYGCRVESIYLNVESVSTHRERSEDAKKGPNPLMRRNSVTPLASPEPTKKPRINSFEEHVASPSAALPNCLPPEVPTQLPGQNMKSTQSGIDTRMH; encoded by the exons ATGCCCTTGGAGCTGACTCAGAGCCGAGTGCAGAAGATCTGGATCCCCGTCGACCACCGCCCCTCGCTGCCCAGAT cCTGTGGGCCGAAGCTGACCAACTCCCCCACCGTGATCGTCATGGTGGGGCTCCCAGCCCGGGGCAAGACGTACATCTCAAAGAAGCTGACTCGATACCTCAACTGGATCGGCGTCCCCACGAAAG TGTTCAACGTCGGGGAGTACCGCCGGGAGGCCGTCAAACAGTACAGCTCCTACAGCTTCTTTCGCCCCGACAACGAGGAGGCCATGAAAGTCCGCAA GCAGTGCGCTCTGGCTGCCCTGAGAGACGTCAAAAGTTACCTGACGAAGGAAGGGGGCCAAATTGCA GTGTTCGATGCCACCAATACcaccagagagaggagacacatgATCCTtcattttgccaaagaaaatgACTTCAAG gTGTTTTTCATTGAGTCTGTGTGCGATGACCCTATGGTTGTGGCCTCCAACATCATG GAAGTTAAAATCTCTAGCCCGGATTACAAAGATTGCAACTCAGCAGAAGCTATGGACGACTTCATGAAGAGAATTAGTTGCTACGAAGCCAGCTATCAGCCCCTCGACCCTGATAAATGTGACAG GGATCTGTCCTTGATCAAGGTGATCGACGTGGGCCGGAGGTTCTTGGTGAACAGAGTTCAGGACCACATTCAGAGCCGCATCGTGTACTACCTGATGAACATCCACGTGCAGCCCCGCACCATCTACCTGTGTCGGCACGGCGAGAGCGAGCACAACCTCCAGGGCAAGATCGGAGGGGACTCGGGTCTGTCCAGCAGGGGCAGGAAG TTTGCCAATGCCCTGAGCAAGTTTGTGGAGGAGCAGAACCTGAAGGACCTCAAGGTGTGGACCAGCCAGCTGAAAAGCACCATCCAGACGGCGGAAGCCCTGCGTCTCCCCTACGAACAGTGGAAGGCGCTCAACGAGATCGACGCC GGTGTCTGTGAGGAGATGACCTACGAGGAGATCAGGGACACCTACCCTGAGGAGTACACTCTGCGGGAGCAGGACAAGTACTACTACCGCTACCCCACCGGGGAG TCCTACCAGGACCTGGTGCAGCGCTTGGAGCCGGTGATCATGGAGCTGGAGCGGCAGGAGAACGTGCTGGTCATCTGCCATCAGGCCGTCCTGCGTTGCCTCCTCGCCTACTTCCTGGATAAGAGCGCAG AGGAGATGCCTTACCTGAAATGCCCCCTTCACACCGTCCTGAAACTGACACCTGTCGCTTACG gttGCCGCGTAGAGTCCATCTACCTGAATGTGGAGTCTGTGAGCACACACCGGGAGAGGTCAGAG GATGCAAAGAAGGGACCTAACCCGCTCATGAGACGCAATAGTGTCACCCCACTAGCCAGCCCCGAGCCCACCAAAAAGCCTCGCATCAACAGCTTTGAGGAGCATGTGGCTTCTCCCTCCGCTGCCCTGCCCAACTGCCTGCCCCCGGAGGTGCCCACGCAGCTGCCTGGACAA AACATGAAGAGCACCCAGAGTGGCATCGACACCAGGATGCACTGA
- the PFKFB3 gene encoding 6-phosphofructo-2-kinase/fructose-2,6-bisphosphatase 3 isoform X6, translating into MPFRKACGPKLTNSPTVIVMVGLPARGKTYISKKLTRYLNWIGVPTKVFNVGEYRREAVKQYSSYSFFRPDNEEAMKVRKQCALAALRDVKSYLTKEGGQIAVFDATNTTRERRHMILHFAKENDFKVFFIESVCDDPMVVASNIMEVKISSPDYKDCNSAEAMDDFMKRISCYEASYQPLDPDKCDRDLSLIKVIDVGRRFLVNRVQDHIQSRIVYYLMNIHVQPRTIYLCRHGESEHNLQGKIGGDSGLSSRGRKFANALSKFVEEQNLKDLKVWTSQLKSTIQTAEALRLPYEQWKALNEIDAGVCEEMTYEEIRDTYPEEYTLREQDKYYYRYPTGESYQDLVQRLEPVIMELERQENVLVICHQAVLRCLLAYFLDKSAEEMPYLKCPLHTVLKLTPVAYGCRVESIYLNVESVSTHRERSEDAKKGPNPLMRRNSVTPLASPEPTKKPRINSFEEHVASPSAALPNCLPPEVPTQLPGQPLLGKACLT; encoded by the exons cCTGTGGGCCGAAGCTGACCAACTCCCCCACCGTGATCGTCATGGTGGGGCTCCCAGCCCGGGGCAAGACGTACATCTCAAAGAAGCTGACTCGATACCTCAACTGGATCGGCGTCCCCACGAAAG TGTTCAACGTCGGGGAGTACCGCCGGGAGGCCGTCAAACAGTACAGCTCCTACAGCTTCTTTCGCCCCGACAACGAGGAGGCCATGAAAGTCCGCAA GCAGTGCGCTCTGGCTGCCCTGAGAGACGTCAAAAGTTACCTGACGAAGGAAGGGGGCCAAATTGCA GTGTTCGATGCCACCAATACcaccagagagaggagacacatgATCCTtcattttgccaaagaaaatgACTTCAAG gTGTTTTTCATTGAGTCTGTGTGCGATGACCCTATGGTTGTGGCCTCCAACATCATG GAAGTTAAAATCTCTAGCCCGGATTACAAAGATTGCAACTCAGCAGAAGCTATGGACGACTTCATGAAGAGAATTAGTTGCTACGAAGCCAGCTATCAGCCCCTCGACCCTGATAAATGTGACAG GGATCTGTCCTTGATCAAGGTGATCGACGTGGGCCGGAGGTTCTTGGTGAACAGAGTTCAGGACCACATTCAGAGCCGCATCGTGTACTACCTGATGAACATCCACGTGCAGCCCCGCACCATCTACCTGTGTCGGCACGGCGAGAGCGAGCACAACCTCCAGGGCAAGATCGGAGGGGACTCGGGTCTGTCCAGCAGGGGCAGGAAG TTTGCCAATGCCCTGAGCAAGTTTGTGGAGGAGCAGAACCTGAAGGACCTCAAGGTGTGGACCAGCCAGCTGAAAAGCACCATCCAGACGGCGGAAGCCCTGCGTCTCCCCTACGAACAGTGGAAGGCGCTCAACGAGATCGACGCC GGTGTCTGTGAGGAGATGACCTACGAGGAGATCAGGGACACCTACCCTGAGGAGTACACTCTGCGGGAGCAGGACAAGTACTACTACCGCTACCCCACCGGGGAG TCCTACCAGGACCTGGTGCAGCGCTTGGAGCCGGTGATCATGGAGCTGGAGCGGCAGGAGAACGTGCTGGTCATCTGCCATCAGGCCGTCCTGCGTTGCCTCCTCGCCTACTTCCTGGATAAGAGCGCAG AGGAGATGCCTTACCTGAAATGCCCCCTTCACACCGTCCTGAAACTGACACCTGTCGCTTACG gttGCCGCGTAGAGTCCATCTACCTGAATGTGGAGTCTGTGAGCACACACCGGGAGAGGTCAGAG GATGCAAAGAAGGGACCTAACCCGCTCATGAGACGCAATAGTGTCACCCCACTAGCCAGCCCCGAGCCCACCAAAAAGCCTCGCATCAACAGCTTTGAGGAGCATGTGGCTTCTCCCTCCGCTGCCCTGCCCAACTGCCTGCCCCCGGAGGTGCCCACGCAGCTGCCTGGACAA CCTTTGCTAGGGAAAGCCTGTCT AACATGA
- the PFKFB3 gene encoding 6-phosphofructo-2-kinase/fructose-2,6-bisphosphatase 3 isoform X8, producing MPFRKACGPKLTNSPTVIVMVGLPARGKTYISKKLTRYLNWIGVPTKVFNVGEYRREAVKQYSSYSFFRPDNEEAMKVRKQCALAALRDVKSYLTKEGGQIAVFDATNTTRERRHMILHFAKENDFKVFFIESVCDDPMVVASNIMEVKISSPDYKDCNSAEAMDDFMKRISCYEASYQPLDPDKCDRDLSLIKVIDVGRRFLVNRVQDHIQSRIVYYLMNIHVQPRTIYLCRHGESEHNLQGKIGGDSGLSSRGRKFANALSKFVEEQNLKDLKVWTSQLKSTIQTAEALRLPYEQWKALNEIDAGVCEEMTYEEIRDTYPEEYTLREQDKYYYRYPTGESYQDLVQRLEPVIMELERQENVLVICHQAVLRCLLAYFLDKSAEEMPYLKCPLHTVLKLTPVAYGCRVESIYLNVESVSTHRERSENMKSTQSGIDTRMH from the exons cCTGTGGGCCGAAGCTGACCAACTCCCCCACCGTGATCGTCATGGTGGGGCTCCCAGCCCGGGGCAAGACGTACATCTCAAAGAAGCTGACTCGATACCTCAACTGGATCGGCGTCCCCACGAAAG TGTTCAACGTCGGGGAGTACCGCCGGGAGGCCGTCAAACAGTACAGCTCCTACAGCTTCTTTCGCCCCGACAACGAGGAGGCCATGAAAGTCCGCAA GCAGTGCGCTCTGGCTGCCCTGAGAGACGTCAAAAGTTACCTGACGAAGGAAGGGGGCCAAATTGCA GTGTTCGATGCCACCAATACcaccagagagaggagacacatgATCCTtcattttgccaaagaaaatgACTTCAAG gTGTTTTTCATTGAGTCTGTGTGCGATGACCCTATGGTTGTGGCCTCCAACATCATG GAAGTTAAAATCTCTAGCCCGGATTACAAAGATTGCAACTCAGCAGAAGCTATGGACGACTTCATGAAGAGAATTAGTTGCTACGAAGCCAGCTATCAGCCCCTCGACCCTGATAAATGTGACAG GGATCTGTCCTTGATCAAGGTGATCGACGTGGGCCGGAGGTTCTTGGTGAACAGAGTTCAGGACCACATTCAGAGCCGCATCGTGTACTACCTGATGAACATCCACGTGCAGCCCCGCACCATCTACCTGTGTCGGCACGGCGAGAGCGAGCACAACCTCCAGGGCAAGATCGGAGGGGACTCGGGTCTGTCCAGCAGGGGCAGGAAG TTTGCCAATGCCCTGAGCAAGTTTGTGGAGGAGCAGAACCTGAAGGACCTCAAGGTGTGGACCAGCCAGCTGAAAAGCACCATCCAGACGGCGGAAGCCCTGCGTCTCCCCTACGAACAGTGGAAGGCGCTCAACGAGATCGACGCC GGTGTCTGTGAGGAGATGACCTACGAGGAGATCAGGGACACCTACCCTGAGGAGTACACTCTGCGGGAGCAGGACAAGTACTACTACCGCTACCCCACCGGGGAG TCCTACCAGGACCTGGTGCAGCGCTTGGAGCCGGTGATCATGGAGCTGGAGCGGCAGGAGAACGTGCTGGTCATCTGCCATCAGGCCGTCCTGCGTTGCCTCCTCGCCTACTTCCTGGATAAGAGCGCAG AGGAGATGCCTTACCTGAAATGCCCCCTTCACACCGTCCTGAAACTGACACCTGTCGCTTACG gttGCCGCGTAGAGTCCATCTACCTGAATGTGGAGTCTGTGAGCACACACCGGGAGAGGTCAGAG AACATGAAGAGCACCCAGAGTGGCATCGACACCAGGATGCACTGA